The following nucleotide sequence is from ANME-2 cluster archaeon.
GAGAGACAGCATTATCAGTAGATGACCTGATCGCACCACTGTTTATTGATGAGAACCTGACAAAGCCCCAGCCCATCGCTTCCATGCCCGGTATCAGGAGGGAGACCCCTGGAAGTGTGGTAAATGAGGCCAGGGAACTGGCTGACCTGGGTATTCCTGCTGTGATACTGTTCGGGCTGCCAAAGGAAAAGGACGAGACCGGCACCCATGCATACGGTGATGACGATGTCGTCCAGAATGCCACCCGTGCCATCAAAGCCGAACTGGGAGACGATATGGTAGTCATCACTGACCTGTGCCTGTGCGAATACACTTCGCACGGTCATTGCGGTATCGTGGATTATAAGACCGGTGATGTGCTTAACGACCCCACCCTGCCCATACTGGGTAAGACCGCAGTGAGCCATGCACGGGCAGGTGCGGATATTGTGGCACCTTCGGGAATGATGGACGGGATGGTGGCAGCCATTCGCCAGGCTCTTGATGGGAACGGGTTTACGAACACGCCTATCATGTCCTATGCTGCCAAGTACTCATCATCGTTCTACGGGCCGTTTCGGGATGCTGCGGATTCAGGATACAGTTTCGGGGACCGCTCCACGTACCAGATGGACCCTGGCAACAGCAACGAGGCCATGCGTGAGGTGCAGCAGGATATTGAGGAAGGGGCAGATATCGTGATGGTGAAACCGGCACTGCCGTACCTGGACCTGGTCTACCGGGTCAAGCACGAATTCGGGATGCCAACGGCAGCGTATAATGTAAGCGGTGAATATTCGATGATACAGGGAGCCGTTGACCAGGGCTGGCTGGATGAGAGTGCCATTATGGAATCCCTTATATCTATCAAGCGAGCCGGGGCTGATATGATACTTACATATTTCGCCAGGTATGCGGCTGGAAAACTCAAGGGTTAACCGGGGATATCCTGTTTATCCTGTCAATCCTGTCTGAAATGTCCATATTATTGAATACAGCCACATTTGCCATTAATATTGTATCATCAGGGTTTCCCCCGTCAATATTCATTGGTCTTTTTATATATACAGAGGGCTGGATCCCAAAAATTTTTGACAACTCTTCAATTGTGAACAGTTCTTCAGGCGGGTGTGAGTGTCCTAATATTGATTCGGTTATCCTGCGCTGTTTTGCAATCTCTGCGGGGGATGCCCCTTTACGGTAATTTGGGAAGCCCACCACGATAATCCCTTCCGGTTTTAAGTTCGTCCTGATGAATTGATCGATCTCACTGGAAAATATTTCTTTGTTCTTACTAGCTGAACTGTTATTGCAGAGTGCGATCTCATGGGCCGCACTTACTACCAGCAGTCAGTCGGGAGGATAAGGCATCTTGACTTCCGGTGCAGCTTGTAATGACATTTGCATAGGGGGGTATTTGACATGCAAGAGCTGGTGTACATCAGGGTTGGTGGGGGAAGGTTCGATATTAGTGACATATGCCATTATTCCCAGGTTGTCAATGATCCTGGCCCCCATACCCGGACCGCCCCCGATATCGATCACATGATCCCCGTTTGATATTCGCTTGGACAGGACCTCTTTGACCAGTTCGTGCATAACACCTATACTGGTGGCGAAAGTATTGGTGTAATCCACACCGTTGAATTTTGTAATGTTATCCATAGGTAGTCCTGAATAGATTGTCTGTGTTCCTGATATAATTCTTGGTATGTGAAAGTGTGTAATCGATAAGATGCCATATTGATTGATATATACATTAATATATTAAAAATTATATATTTTTAAAAATGCAAATGGAATAATTTATATATGCATTTCTCTGATATATTCATGATTATTATATTAGTAAAATAATAAATAAGTCGTTGGGAGGTATATCACATGGATAATAAATTAGCTATAGCGATAATTTTTTCTTTGCTGCTGGCCAGTACAGTATTATGGATGGCTTCAGCCGGTACTAACAAATCTGAAAAGGATGGTCTTCCGAAATCACTTGACCAACATTATGAACACGGACCAATTTATCTTTACGAAATGTATGAATTAGGGGAATCAATGGTAGGAATTACTGTGAATATTCAACAAAATGATATCACAAACGCCACTAGATCCTTTGAGGTATTCGCCCAGGAATATGATGATAGTTCTCTAATGGTACCTGAATGGCGAGGATATTACAAACCAAACGACGTGAGAAAAATGGGAGATGCACTTGACGCCGGGAATATTCCAGGTGTATTTGCGGCAATGGGAGCAGTGGGTGAAACCTGCGCCAGGTGCCATGTAGACACCATGCCTGATGTTTATAACAAGTATTACTGGAATGACTTCAGGAATGTGGAGCATGTGGCAATAGACACTCCAGAGGGACCTAAGCCATGGGTTGAAGCTAAAATGAAATATCTATTAACGGGTTTTGACGGAATTGGAATAAATATCAAGCAAGGCAATCAATCTAATGCAGAACGCAGCTTCAATATGTTCGAAACAATGTTCGACAACATGGCTGATGCATGCGGTTCATGTCACGATTCAGAGCCCAGGTATTATGTCAGTGACGATATCCAGACGATGATCGGTGATATGGGATCTAATATCACGGCTGGTAATTTGAGCAATGCTGAAATAATTAGGCATGGGATAGGGAGTAGCTGCCACAAATGTCACATCATCCATATACCGCCTCAGTATGCAAAATTGGATGGGAAATAATCCGTCCAATTTTTTTTTATTTCAAACTAGTGTCGAGTCAACCTTCAAGTTTCAGATTATGAAGGGCATAGGCCACAATTCTAAAATCAAATTATTTCAATAATTATATTAGACGCAGATTTACACTGACACATTCACTTCCGCGGGAAGTGAATGCCTGCTACGCCTTAAGGGCGTGCAGGTTACGCAGATGCAACCTTAAATCTGCGTAAATCAGTGTAAATCTGCGTCTTAAAAATAACTGGGAAATGGAACAGTGTCAGATAATATATCTAGCGATATTGTATGGTTGACTCGACACTAGTTAATTCCGAATTAAACTCACATAACTTGAGATGCATTTCTACTAAACCTTCCTCCTTTTCATCAAGAAAATCCCACAATTATTCGCATTTTCTAAGCCTACAGGAAAGTATATATTTTCCCGTACATTTAAAAATAGTATATGTAATAAAATATATAATTAATGGTGTTATAATTCCAATTGATAAATGTTAATATACTTTATATCCACATAAATTGTTTTTCCATTAAAAGGTGGTGTATCCGGAATATTATCAATACAGACTGAAAAAGAAAAAGTAACCATAATCATTTCTAACGAGGACCCTGCCAGTCAAAATATAAAGGACATGCTGCAGCAGATCAGGGACTGGAAGCCTATAGAGGTTGATTGTGAAAAGGTCATTGCAGCCTTTGAGTTCAAAAGGTTCAGGCTGGTGGAAATTGAAGGACTGCATATCTACCAGGATGGGCTGGACAGGCAACTAAAAGCATGTGGATTAGATTCGGATATTATAATCTTTGCTTCAAGGCACCGCAGTAAGGACGGGAGACAGATACTTACCGTGCATCCCACCGGCAATACGAAAGAAGCAAAGTATGGCGGGCATCCTATGGAACTGGCTTCCGCCGCCCCCCAGGCAATGCGCTCCATCTTCCTGAATCTAAAGACCCTGGCAAAGAATGAGGATTTCGAGGTTACACTGGAGAGTACTCACCACGGTCCAACTGATCTAAGAACGCCTTCCATTTTTGTGGAAATAGGCAGTTCAGAGCAGGAATGGGTAGACCCTGTAGCGGGCCGCATTGTGGCAAATGCAATACTTATGCTTGATAATGAAAATGTACCTGTAGCTGTTGGATTCGGAGGCAATCATTACGCACCCAGGCAGACCAAGTTGATCGAGGAGGCTGGTGTGGCGTTCGGCCATATATTCCCCACATATAAACTGGACGACCTGGACGAAACACTTGTAAGACAGGCATTCGAGCGGTCATGTGGGGATATCGCATACCTTGACCGCAAATCCATGAATGCCAGGCAGCGTAACCGGCTTATTGAAATCATCGAGGGTTTAGGATATGATGTATTGCGGGAGAGCGATATCAGGGAAATGGACGGGGTACCGTGGCAGTTCTGCCTGGAATTAAGGAAAAAGATGAAGGACATCTGTCCTCAAGGAAGGACAAGGATTACGGAAAGTATCAAATCTGACCTTAAGATGGCCTGTAAGAGCTGCGTTTGTCCAAAGGTGAAGGTTGCCACAATTAGCCCTGAACTGTTGCGTGAAGCTGAGAAAGTTGACCGTACAAGGCTTAGAAATTTCCTTAATGAATATAGTATTGCTTATCTGGAACATAAGAACGGATCTTTTTCCCATATTGTTATTGGAATCGATGACGACTGCGCCCGTCTTGTTGCAGAAGAACTCACAAATGAATGCATTAATATACTAAAAGAACACTACGATGTACGGTATGAAAAGGATGAGGGGATACTCTACCTCATCACAAGTAAATTCAGTCCAGCACTTGCTAGGAAACTTGGGATTACATCCGGGCCTTTGTTCGGTGCATTGGCAAGGGGAGAGGCAGTAACTGTTGATAACAGGATAGTAAAGCCGGAAATGGTATATGAAATTGTTGAAAAACCTATACGTATTAAAAATATATACATTTATTAAATAAAATTGAGGGATAAAAGGATGGAATCCATCATTAAAGAGGCAATCACGCGGGCGGATATGGAAGGGAGGACACAGGGCATGAGACCGAAGGTCGAACTTGGCCAGACCGACTCAGAACTGGAAGAAGTTCTTCAACAGTTAAAGACGAATATCCGCGTGGTCGGTTGTGGAGGCGGTGGTTCAAATACCATCCAGAGAATGACCGAAGAGGGTATAGCCGGGGCAGAGCTATATGCATTGAATACAGATGCCCAACATCTTTTACACGTTTCTGTCGAACATAAGATATTGATCGGCCGGAAGAAGACCCGAGGCCTGGGTGCAGGCAGCCTGCCGCAGATCGGAGAGGAAGCTGCAAAAGAGAGCGATAGCGAAATACGAGCAGCCGTTGAAGGGGCTGACATGGTTTTTATCACTTGCGGATTAGGAGGCGGTACCGGGACCGGTTCTGCACCTGTTGTAGCAGAAGCTGCCAGGGCAGAGGGGGCACTGACAATAGCTGTGGTTACACTGCCGTTTAGTGTTGAAGGGGCTGTCAGGCGTAACAATGCAGAAGCAGGTCTTGAACGTCTTCGTGACGTGGCAGATACGGTCATCGTAGTTCCCAATGACAAGCTCCTTGAAGTTGTACCAAGATTGCCTTTGCAGGCAGCATTCAAGGTATCGGATGAGGTGTTGATGCGTGCTGTAAAAGGCATTACCGAACTAATTACCAAGCCCGGACTGGTCAACCTGGACTTTGCAGATGTGAGAACAGTAATGCAGAAGGGTGGAGTTGCCATGATCGGGCTCGGCGAGTCTGACAACGAGGATAAAGCTGCCGAATCTGTACAAAAGGCACTACGCAGTCCCCTGTTGGATGTAGACATATCAGGGGCGACATCGGCACTTGTCAATGTAGTTGGCGGACCCGATATGACCATCGCTGAAGCCGAGAGTGTGGTTGAGGAGGTCTACGCCAAGATCGACCCCGAAGCCAGGTTGATCTGGGGTGCCCAGATCGATCCCGCACTTGAACATTCCATCCGTACCATGCTTGTGGTCACAGGCGTGAAATCTGCACAGATCTATGGTAAAGGCAACGCCCGTAACATTACCAGTCGTTACGGCATTGATTTCGTGAAATAATCACATATTTCGATTGGCAGGAAATTCCTGTCAATCGAAAGGTATTTCAATCTTTAATCATACTTTGGGCTTGTTTTATCTAAACGATACAGTAATTGTTCAAATGATATAGTAATTGTTCCACATAGGGATGTGAAATCTATTGGCAAAAGAACCTGCAAAAACACCGATGATACCGTTGAAGTTCAGTGAATACACCCGGATACTCAGGCTTACCCGCAAGCCCACAAGAGAAGAATTCATTACAATTGCTAAAGTAGCAGGTGCGGGCATTTTAATCATCGGGGTTATGGGATTTATTATATATTTCTTCCTTACCGAGATCCCTAAAATGATATGAGTCAACCAAAGTTTATTATATTAAATATACATTATGGGGCTAAGTGAACCGTCACATGAATGAGGATACAATCGGAGATACTGAAATATATGTGGTGAAGACCACTGCCAACCAGGAGCGTTCAGTGGCAAATCTCATCTCGATGATGGCAGAGAAAGAGCATCTTGATATCATGGCCATCCTCGCACCTGATGAATTGAAGGGATATATACTGGTGGAAGCAAAATCGCCCGACATAGTGGAAACAGCTATCCAGACCCTGCCACATGCCCGTAGTTTGATACGGGGAGCATCCACGCTTAAAGAGGTTGAACATTTCCTGACACCGAAGACCGCTGTTGTAGGGATCACGGAAGGAAGTATAGTCGAACTGATCTCAGGTCCCTTCAAAGGCGAGAAAGCAAGGGTCAAGAGAGTTGACGAAACACATGAAGAAATTACAGTGGAACTCTTTGAGGCTATGGTACCGATTCCCATCACGGTCCGCGGTGACAATGTGAGGGTACTGAAACGGGAAGAGCAAGAATAGAATTAACGAGATTATTTATTCAAATAATAACCAGAGGAATAAAAAATGGGTGATGTAATAGAAGCATTAATACCAGGCGGACAGGCAAATCCCGGTCCTCCATTGGGTCCTGCGCTGGGACCGCTTGGCGTGAATATCAAAGAAATTGTGGATAGTATTAATGAGAAGACTGCGGACTTTAACGGAATGCAGGTTCCGATAAAAATAATCTTTGATGATAAAAAGAATTACAATATTGAGATTGGAACACCTCCTACCTCTGCCCTGATATTGAAGGAACTGGGGCTGGAGAAGGGATCAGGTAATGCCGGGACCGAGAATGTAGGTAACCTGACCATTGAACAGGCAGCTAAGGTTGCCAGGATGAAACGTGATGGCCTGCTGTCCAGGAATTTTGAATCGGCTGTCAATGAGATCATCGGTTCCTGTGTACCCATGGGTTTGACTGTAGAGGACATGGACCCAAGGGAAGCACAGAAGGCGGTAAAGGCAGGCAAGTTCCGGGATAGACTGGAAGCCTGATTTAGGACAACCGATAATTTAAAATACTTATCCCACAGTAAAAGGAAACCTTAGACAACCGTAGAAGATCAGGTGGTCGTTTGCGTATGGCAAATACTACGGGAGGAATATATGACGTTTGAAGATATTTTAGAATCAGTAAAACAGGCGCTTGAGCAGGCGCCAGAACGCAACTTTTCAGAAAGTGTAGACCTTGCTATTAACCTTAAAAATGTTGATATGAGCAAGCCTGAGAACCGTGTGGATGAAGAGATCATCCTTCCCAGTGGCTTGGGAAAAACTATCACAATTGCTGTTTTTGCTAAAGGTGATATTGCCCAGAGGGCGAAAAGTGCCGGAGCCGAGATGATACTGGACCCGGAAGAGATTGAAGGTCTGGGGGATGATAAGACAAAGGCACGTGAACTTGCAAATAATATTGATTTTTTCATATCAGAAGTTGCTTATATGCCTTCTATTGCAAAGGCATTGGGGCCTATCCTGGGACCAAGAGGCAAGATGCCCGAGCCATTGACTCCTGATAAGAACATTGAGGATATAGTCAATAAAGCTATGAACGCAATCCGGGTACGCAGTAAGGATCGGCTTTCATTTCATCTTCCAGTGGGACGCAGGGATATGGAACCTGAAGCACTGGCCCAGAACATCGAGACAGTCGTATCCAGGATCGAGAATAAGATGGTAAGTGGCAAGCAGAATATCAAATCGATCTATGTCAAGACCACAATGGGGCCTGTAGTGAAGGTGATCTAAATGGACGCAGAACACCACAGCATGCACATACCCCAGCAGAAGAAAGATGAGATTGAGGATATTAAAGCCAAGATCGGGCAGTACTCGGTAGTTGGGCTGGTGGGTATCCACGGAATGCCGTCGAAGCAGTTCCAGCAGATGCGTTCAAGTATCAGGGATTCGGTGCTGATCAAGGTCAGCAAGAACTCACTGATAACAAGAGCATTGAATGAATGTTCTGAAGATATTAAATCCCTGGAGAATTATCTTGATCATGAAACGGGTTTAGTATTCTCAAACGATAATTCGTTCAAATTATTCAGGCTTCTCGAATCGAGCAAAACTCCAGCTCCTATCAAGGGTGGTATGAAAGCACCCAATGATATTACTGTTGAAAAAAGACCAACCGATTTCCCGCCCGGGCCCATTATAGGTGAACTGCAATCGGCAGGTATTCCCGCAGCCATTGAAGGCGGAAAAGTGGTCATACGGGAAACCAAAGTGGTCGCTAAGAAAGGTGAAGTTGTCTCACAGAATCTGGCAGCCATGCTGACCCGTCTTGAGATATTTCCACTTGAACTGGGACTGGTCCTGAGAGGGACCTTTGAGGACGGTATGTTGTTCGATGCATCAACTCTTGCCATCGATGAAGGTAAGATATCACTTGACTTCACAACAGCAGCCAGTCAGGCGTTCAACCTGGCAGTCAATTCGGCATACCCGACCAGGACCACCATTCAGGCACTGCTTGCAAAGGCAGCATCTGAGTCAAGGAATCTGGCAGTGAATGCAGTGATATATGAACCTGGAGTGATGGATATATTGCTGTCTAAAGCCCAGGGTCATGTGATGGTACTGGCAGGCCTGGTATCGGATGAAGCCCTGGACGATGACCTGAAAGCAAAGATGGGGGCCCAGGCTGCAGTGAGCCCGGTTGAGGTCGAGCCTGGAAAGGAGGAGACTGCCGGGGAAGCAGATGAAGTAGAAGAAGAAGCTGCTGAGGAAGAAACTGAAGAAGCAGCAGCAGAGGGGCTAGGTGCCCTGTTCGGATGAACAACAAAGAAGTAATTATAGTCAACAATTGATAAAAGGTGATAAGAAATGGAATATGTTTATGCAGCACTTTTACTGCACAATGCAGGTAAGGACGTAACAGAAGACGCAATAACAGGTATCTTGCAGGCCGCAGATGTCGATGTGGATGCAACAAGAGTGAAGGCCCTGGTGGCATCACTTGAAGGCGTCGACATCCAGGAAGCAATCGAGAAAGCCGCTTTTGCAGCCCCGGCAGCTGGAGCAGCAGCAGGAGCACCTGCCGCAGTAGCTGAGGAAGCCCCGGCAGCAGCTGAAGAGGCCGCAGCTGAAGAAGAGGAAGAGGCTGAAGAGAGCGGAATGGAAGGACTGGGCGCACTGTTCGGTTAAGCAGATCTCGTATAATTTACTTTACTACAGGCTGGATACTTAACCAGCCTTACTTTTATTTTTTTGTACAAAGTTATTTTTGCTGAACTACATCTTTGAAAGTTCGATCGGTTTATTTGACCGTGTGTTTAGTAAATAGTGACCCCTTTTACCCCAGGCACTTTCTTTAGTTCATCTATAAGGTCGCCAGGTATATTGTCATCCGTTATTATAGTAAGCAGCGGATTTTCTGTAAGATATGGGTCTTCAGTAACTGCTTGCCTGATACTTAAACCGTGTTCTGCCACTGCTGTGGCTACCTGACCAAGTATACCAGTCCTGGAAGCATCGCCCGGTGTTATGACAATAACACCAAGACCTAATACAGGTGCCACATCCTTTAAGAAGGGAATTGTATATACATTTTGGAATATGCTGGTCAGGGTCTCATCTGATAATATAACCTCGCATGTGGAATCCACCACTCTCCTGTCAACACCGATCTCCCTTGCAACCTGGGTGTGGGGCAATTCGATATTGCCTGAAACCACACGTCCCTGCCCATTGACCTGAAAGCCTCGCTCCAGCAGAAGTTTGACGACCTTTTCCTGTGCAGGATGTTTTTTGAACTTGCTTAGTATCTTGCTCCACATGTGTTAATACCTACAACGCACATATTTGATATTTTAATTATATGCAATGTATTGTTCGAAATGTTTTTTGTATAGATGATTAAAATGGTTTGTGTGGTTCAATTATCACTTTCATAGATTCGCCGGCTCCGGCCACCAGTTTGAACCCTTTTTCTGCATCTGCCAGAACGAACCTGTGGGTTATCATGTCCGTTACCTCCACCCTACTTGCTTGTATAAGTTCAATGGCTTTCGTAATATCCAGTGGACTGGCGCCGTATGAGCTGACAATACTGACCTCGTTCTTCCACAACTCAAATACAGGCAGCGGCACTGAGACTCCAGGTTCGGGTGAGGCAAAGAACAGGATGGTACCTCCCCTGTCCACCGAAGCCAGCGCCTGGTTTATTGCAGGTACGGCGCCGGTACAGATAATGACCACATCTGCCAGCCGCCCGTCATTTAATTCCAGCAGGCGTTCAGGCACATTATCGCGTGCATCAATGACCTCTGCTCCGCAAATTGATGCCATATCTAGCCTATACTGATTGATATCAGTGGAAAAAATGCTGCCTACACCCAGTGCCGCAGCCAGTTTGACATGCAGTAGTCCCGTAATCCCGCTACCTATAACTAACACGCTTTGGCCCGGTTTTATCCCTGCTAGCCGCTGCCCCCGGTACACGCAGGCCAGGGGTTCGATGAACACACCCTGGTCAAAAGACATCTCATCGGGCAGCAGGAATACGCCCCTGTCTACATTAATGGCAGGCACCCTGAGATATTCGGCAAAACCGCCCGGATCGAAATTAGTGCTGCGCAGGGTATCGCAGACCGTATGGTGACCGGCCAGGCAGTAGTGGCAGGTATTGCATGGGACATGGTGGGATACGAAGATGCGGTTCCCCACTTTATATCGACTGACGTCCGTCCCCACTTCGGCAACCGTGCCTGCTATCTCGTGCCCCAGCACCAGCGGTGCGCGCATGATGCGGTACCACTCCATGACATCACTGCCGCAGATGCCGCTGGCCTCCACCCTGACCAGCAGTTCGTCGGAACCGATGGAAGGTACAGGCATCTCTTCGAGACGAACGTCATTGTTATTATAATATACAGCAACGCGCACTTATCCGGCCCCTATTTTTCCTTTTCGCTGTTGTACAGGTCCATGGCTTTGCGCGGTGTGAAGTTTTCATGCACAATAGCCCGCACGGCCTTTATCATGGCAACTGGATATTCGTTCTGCCAGATGTTGCGGCCCATATCCACACCTACTGCCCCTTCTGATATGGCACTGTGGACCAGTTCGAACACATCCATTTCTGTGTTCATCTGCTTACCGCCGGCAACCACGATAGGTACAGGACAGCCCTCCACGACTGTTTGGAAATCATCAGTATAATAGGTCTTAACGATCTTTGCGCCCAGTTCGGCAGCTATCCGGCAGCACAGTGCCAGATACCTGGCATCCCGCACCATATCCTTCCCTACTGCTGTCACTGCCACCACAGGCATTCCATAGCGTTCACATTCGTTTACCAGGTTTCCAAGGTTCATCAGGGTCTGGTGCTCATACTTGCTGCCTACATAGATGGACATGGCAACGGCTGCTACATTCAGTCGCAGTGCATCCTCTACCGATGTAGTGATGCCTTCCCTTGTCAGGTCCTCGCCAACAATGCTGTTGCCGCCCGATACCCGAAGTACGATCGGTGTGGATGTGCCTGGGTCTACATCGGCGCGCAGGACACCGCGGGCGGGCATGAGCGCATCTGCATATTCGATCAGCGGTTCGATTGTTTTCTTTGCGTTTTCAAGGTGGCTTGTGGGACCCAGGAAATAGCCGTGGTCCACTGCCAGCATGACTGTTCGTCCGGTCTTTGGTTTAATTATTTGTGATATACGGTTTTGCATACCCCAGTCCATAAAATTCCTCCATTAATGGTAGTAAGGTAATAGGGTAGTAATAGGTAAAAAATGCATTCCCTGATTTTAATATCAGTAGATTATATAATTTTAATGATCCCTCCAACATTGTGTGAGTAATAGTTTGCCTAAATAATCGGAGAAATCGAAAATCTCGACAGGATATACAGGATCGACATGATAATGGTTGCAATTTTATCCTGAAAATCCAGTAAATCCTTTCCATAAAGCCAAGTCGTGAGATTCCATGTTCCGCGATATATTCCTGAACAATGAAGTTACCCACAAGATGTTAAAGAGAGTCAATTTTAATTACTGTGGCAGCATAGAATATATCGGGAGATAATAGAATGCATAAAGTACCTTTTGATTACGAAGAGGAGAGAAAGAAGTTCAAATGGAATATTCCAAAATATTATAATTTTATTGATACTATCAGGAATTGGGCAAAAGACAGCACGAAGTTGATGGCAATTACCGAGCATCCTGACGGGAGCGTTGAGAAAGCCGGATACAGGGAAGTGTGGGACAATGCCATGAGGTTCGGGAATGTCCTGAGGGATTCGGGCATCGTAAAAGGTGACAGGGTTATGGTATTACTTCCCAGGGGAACAGACA
It contains:
- a CDS encoding 50S ribosomal protein L10, with the protein product MDAEHHSMHIPQQKKDEIEDIKAKIGQYSVVGLVGIHGMPSKQFQQMRSSIRDSVLIKVSKNSLITRALNECSEDIKSLENYLDHETGLVFSNDNSFKLFRLLESSKTPAPIKGGMKAPNDITVEKRPTDFPPGPIIGELQSAGIPAAIEGGKVVIRETKVVAKKGEVVSQNLAAMLTRLEIFPLELGLVLRGTFEDGMLFDASTLAIDEGKISLDFTTAASQAFNLAVNSAYPTRTTIQALLAKAASESRNLAVNAVIYEPGVMDILLSKAQGHVMVLAGLVSDEALDDDLKAKMGAQAAVSPVEVEPGKEETAGEADEVEEEAAEEETEEAAAEGLGALFG
- a CDS encoding transcription elongation factor Spt5, whose amino-acid sequence is MNEDTIGDTEIYVVKTTANQERSVANLISMMAEKEHLDIMAILAPDELKGYILVEAKSPDIVETAIQTLPHARSLIRGASTLKEVEHFLTPKTAVVGITEGSIVELISGPFKGEKARVKRVDETHEEITVELFEAMVPIPITVRGDNVRVLKREEQE
- the ftsZ gene encoding cell division protein FtsZ, with product MESIIKEAITRADMEGRTQGMRPKVELGQTDSELEEVLQQLKTNIRVVGCGGGGSNTIQRMTEEGIAGAELYALNTDAQHLLHVSVEHKILIGRKKTRGLGAGSLPQIGEEAAKESDSEIRAAVEGADMVFITCGLGGGTGTGSAPVVAEAARAEGALTIAVVTLPFSVEGAVRRNNAEAGLERLRDVADTVIVVPNDKLLEVVPRLPLQAAFKVSDEVLMRAVKGITELITKPGLVNLDFADVRTVMQKGGVAMIGLGESDNEDKAAESVQKALRSPLLDVDISGATSALVNVVGGPDMTIAEAESVVEEVYAKIDPEARLIWGAQIDPALEHSIRTMLVVTGVKSAQIYGKGNARNITSRYGIDFVK
- the lsrF gene encoding 3-hydroxy-5-phosphonooxypentane-2,4-dione thiolase; protein product: MDWGMQNRISQIIKPKTGRTVMLAVDHGYFLGPTSHLENAKKTIEPLIEYADALMPARGVLRADVDPGTSTPIVLRVSGGNSIVGEDLTREGITTSVEDALRLNVAAVAMSIYVGSKYEHQTLMNLGNLVNECERYGMPVVAVTAVGKDMVRDARYLALCCRIAAELGAKIVKTYYTDDFQTVVEGCPVPIVVAGGKQMNTEMDVFELVHSAISEGAVGVDMGRNIWQNEYPVAMIKAVRAIVHENFTPRKAMDLYNSEKEK
- a CDS encoding 50S ribosomal protein L11; the protein is MGDVIEALIPGGQANPGPPLGPALGPLGVNIKEIVDSINEKTADFNGMQVPIKIIFDDKKNYNIEIGTPPTSALILKELGLEKGSGNAGTENVGNLTIEQAAKVARMKRDGLLSRNFESAVNEIIGSCVPMGLTVEDMDPREAQKAVKAGKFRDRLEA
- a CDS encoding ACT domain-containing protein; amino-acid sequence: MWSKILSKFKKHPAQEKVVKLLLERGFQVNGQGRVVSGNIELPHTQVAREIGVDRRVVDSTCEVILSDETLTSIFQNVYTIPFLKDVAPVLGLGVIVITPGDASRTGILGQVATAVAEHGLSIRQAVTEDPYLTENPLLTIITDDNIPGDLIDELKKVPGVKGVTIY
- the rpl12p gene encoding 50S ribosomal protein P1, giving the protein MEYVYAALLLHNAGKDVTEDAITGILQAADVDVDATRVKALVASLEGVDIQEAIEKAAFAAPAAGAAAGAPAAVAEEAPAAAEEAAAEEEEEAEESGMEGLGALFG
- a CDS encoding alcohol dehydrogenase catalytic domain-containing protein: MPVPSIGSDELLVRVEASGICGSDVMEWYRIMRAPLVLGHEIAGTVAEVGTDVSRYKVGNRIFVSHHVPCNTCHYCLAGHHTVCDTLRSTNFDPGGFAEYLRVPAINVDRGVFLLPDEMSFDQGVFIEPLACVYRGQRLAGIKPGQSVLVIGSGITGLLHVKLAAALGVGSIFSTDINQYRLDMASICGAEVIDARDNVPERLLELNDGRLADVVIICTGAVPAINQALASVDRGGTILFFASPEPGVSVPLPVFELWKNEVSIVSSYGASPLDITKAIELIQASRVEVTDMITHRFVLADAEKGFKLVAGAGESMKVIIEPHKPF
- a CDS encoding protein translocase SEC61 complex subunit gamma, which produces MIPLKFSEYTRILRLTRKPTREEFITIAKVAGAGILIIGVMGFIIYFFLTEIPKMI
- the hemB gene encoding porphobilinogen synthase, which codes for MFPVTRMRRLRSPPLRRMVRETALSVDDLIAPLFIDENLTKPQPIASMPGIRRETPGSVVNEARELADLGIPAVILFGLPKEKDETGTHAYGDDDVVQNATRAIKAELGDDMVVITDLCLCEYTSHGHCGIVDYKTGDVLNDPTLPILGKTAVSHARAGADIVAPSGMMDGMVAAIRQALDGNGFTNTPIMSYAAKYSSSFYGPFRDAADSGYSFGDRSTYQMDPGNSNEAMREVQQDIEEGADIVMVKPALPYLDLVYRVKHEFGMPTAAYNVSGEYSMIQGAVDQGWLDESAIMESLISIKRAGADMILTYFARYAAGKLKG
- a CDS encoding 50S ribosomal protein L1, translated to MTFEDILESVKQALEQAPERNFSESVDLAINLKNVDMSKPENRVDEEIILPSGLGKTITIAVFAKGDIAQRAKSAGAEMILDPEEIEGLGDDKTKARELANNIDFFISEVAYMPSIAKALGPILGPRGKMPEPLTPDKNIEDIVNKAMNAIRVRSKDRLSFHLPVGRRDMEPEALAQNIETVVSRIENKMVSGKQNIKSIYVKTTMGPVVKVI